The Microbacterium sp. LWH7-1.2 genome window below encodes:
- a CDS encoding LysR family transcriptional regulator → MPMFELRRLRLLHELALRGTLAAVAEALSYSPSTISQQLAQLEKEAGVALLAPEGRRVRLTEHGRVLAAHAARALDLDEQARGELESLHPGLAPVRVAVMQTAALAIVPAALALLAERAPDLRVELVEMPPELGLFELSARGVDLVIAEQYPGHTRAHAKGLERDPLGTDPIHLAVASLDPARSLEDLRDRPWVMEPAGTAARLWAVQQCRAAGFEPDVRYELADLSAHARLVAAGQAVAVLPDLLWDGSAIPVSLLELPGRPAREIFTAQRTASRARAGILEVRRALHDAFPSPPLH, encoded by the coding sequence ATGCCGATGTTCGAACTGCGACGCCTGCGACTGCTCCACGAGCTCGCGCTGCGGGGAACGCTCGCGGCGGTCGCCGAGGCGCTCTCATACAGTCCGTCCACGATCTCGCAGCAGCTCGCGCAGCTCGAGAAGGAGGCCGGAGTCGCCCTGCTGGCGCCGGAAGGACGCCGCGTTCGCCTCACCGAGCACGGCCGCGTCCTCGCGGCGCACGCGGCGCGAGCACTCGATCTCGACGAGCAGGCGCGCGGCGAGCTCGAGTCGCTGCACCCCGGCCTCGCGCCGGTGCGCGTCGCGGTCATGCAGACCGCCGCGCTCGCGATCGTTCCCGCCGCGCTCGCGCTCCTCGCGGAGCGCGCACCCGACCTGCGCGTCGAGCTCGTCGAGATGCCGCCGGAGCTCGGACTGTTCGAGCTCTCGGCGCGCGGCGTGGACCTCGTCATCGCCGAACAGTACCCCGGCCACACGCGCGCCCACGCGAAAGGCCTGGAGCGCGACCCGCTCGGCACCGACCCGATCCATCTGGCCGTGGCATCCCTCGATCCCGCCCGCTCACTCGAAGATCTGCGGGACCGCCCCTGGGTGATGGAGCCCGCCGGCACCGCCGCCCGCCTGTGGGCCGTCCAGCAGTGCCGGGCAGCGGGGTTCGAGCCCGATGTGCGGTACGAGCTGGCGGACCTTTCGGCCCATGCGCGCCTGGTCGCGGCGGGGCAGGCGGTCGCCGTGCTTCCCGATCTGCTGTGGGACGGCTCCGCGATCCCGGTGTCGCTGCTCGAGCTGCCCGGTCGTCCGGCGCGCGAGATCTTCACCGCTCAGCGCACGGCCTCCCGCGCCCGTGCGGGGATCCTCGAGGTGAGGCGCGCGTTGCATGACGCGTTTCCCTCGCCGCCCTTGCACTGA